A single window of Nicotiana sylvestris chromosome 5, ASM39365v2, whole genome shotgun sequence DNA harbors:
- the LOC104222052 gene encoding bifunctional TH2 protein, mitochondrial-like, producing MAAVPIEESVEIARKCWIKFKKESIVALYTPFIVCLASGTLQLETFQHYIAQDSYFLKAFAQAYEAAEECTDDDDAKVGINELRKNVIDELKMHDTVIQEWGFDPAKQSTANPATVKYTDFLLATASGKIEGVKAAKLATPFERTKLAAYILGAMIPCMRLCAYLGKEMHVFLESEATHPYKKWIDSYASEGFQGLTLQNEELLDKLSVSLTGEELDVIEKLYQQAMKLELGFFLAQPIDQKSVIPLSREHNPVEHRLAIFFNFDLTCAVVDSSAILAEIAIMSAPKSGENQPENQLVQMLSADLRSTWEHLSKQYTEEYEQCIETMLLTEKAENFDYERLHKELEQLSDFEKRANLRVIESGVLKGLNLEDIKRAGELLILQDGCNNFFQSIIQNEQLNADIHVLSYCWCGDLMRSAFSSGGLDILNVHANELIFEENLSTGEIVKKVESPIDKVQAFSKILNSCSNDKKNLTVYVGDSVGDLLCLLQADIGIVLSPSSNLMKVGNHFGVSFIPLFPGIVEKQKICAAGNSSCWTEPSSVLYTVSSWAEIHAFILGL from the exons ATGGCTGCAGTTCCCATTGAGGAAAGTGTGGAGATAGCAAGAAAGTGTTGGATCAAATTCAAGAAAGAGTCAATTGTTGCACTTTACACTCCATTTATTGTTTGTTTAGCTTCTGGGACTCTACAGCTTGAAACTTTCCAGCATTACATAGCTCAAGATTCTTACTTCCTCAAAGCCTTTGCTCAAGC GTATGAAGCTGCAGAAGAGTGTACTGACGATGATGATGCAAAGGTCGGCATTAATGAATTGCGGAAGAATGTCATCGACGAACTAAAAATGCATGATACGGTTATTCAA GAGTGGGGCTTTGATCCGGCCAAGCAGTCTACGGCCAACCCTGCAACAGTCAAGTACACAGATTTCTTATTGGCTACAGCCTCGGGAAAGATTGAAGGAGTAAAAGCTGCTAAACTTGCTACTCCATTTGAGAGAACTAAGTTGGCAGCTTATATCCTTGGCGCTATGATTCCTTGCATGAGGCTTTGTGCCTACCTTGGTAAAGAGATGCACGTGTTTCTTGAGAGCGAAGCAACTCATCCTTACAAGAAGTGGATCGACAGTTATGCTTCTGAAGGTTTCCAG GGACTGACTCTGCAAAATGAGGAATTGTTGGACAAACTAAGTGTCTCTTTGACAGGCGAGGAGCTTGACGTAATTGAGAAGCTTTATCAACAAGCAATGAAACTTGAATTGGGCTTCTTCTTAGCGCAGCCAATTGATCAGAAATCTGTCATCCCTCTGTCAAGAGAGCACAATCCTGTTGAACACCGGCTTGCGatatttttcaattttgattTGACATGCGCGGTTGTTGATTCTTCAGCGATCTTGGCAGAAATTGCAATTATGTCGGCACCAAAATCTGGTGAAAATCAACCAGAGAATCAACTTGTCCAAATGTTGTCAGCAGATCTGAGAAGTACATGGGAACATCTCTCTAAGCAGTATACCGAAGAATATGAGCAATGCATAGAGACGATGTTGCTTACTGAGAAAG CTGAAAATTTTGATTATGAAAGGCTTCATAAAGAGCTTGAGCAACTTTCAGATTTTGAGAAAAGAGCTAATTTGAGGGTGATTGAATCTGGAGTACTGAAAGGTCTGAATCTTGAAGACATAAAGCGAGCCGGGGAGCTATTGATTCTCCAAGATGGTTGTAACAACTTTTTCCAGAGCATAATACAAAATGAACAATTGAATGCAGACATTCATGTCCTCTCCTATTGTTGGTGCGGTGACCTTATGAGGTCTGCCTTCTCATCAG GAGGTTTGGATATTCTGAATGTGCATGCAAATGAGCTTATATTTGAAGAAAATCTATCCACTGGTGAGATTGTTAAGAAAGTTGAGTCCCCCATCGACAAAGTTCAAGCCTTCAGTAAAATCTTAAATAGCTGCAGCAATGACAAAAAGAATCTGACAGTTTACGTTGGGGATTCCGTGGGCGACTTGCTTTGCTTGCTGCAAGCAGATATTGGGATTGTGCTCAGTCCAAGCTCAAATCTGATGAAAGTGGGGAATCATTTTGGTGTTTCTTTTATTCCGTTGTTTCCTGGCATCGTTGAGAAACAGAAGATTTGTGCTGCGGGAAACTCATCTTGTTGGACGGAGCCCTCTAGCGTTCTCTATACCGTTTCTAGCTGGGCTGAGATTCATGCCTTCATATTGGGGTTGTAG